In Cottoperca gobio chromosome 1, fCotGob3.1, whole genome shotgun sequence, a genomic segment contains:
- the LOC115014075 gene encoding ladderlectin-like, with protein MKTVVVLSILLCAAFAAPAEDKEKAPEAAVVALKEQMVPAPETEEKMRKDEVFVPEDSVPVHSNEHVFEKAAGSESGYSFCPDGWYNHGPRCFKVIRSAMTWYKAEEHCNSLDANLASATSAREYSFLQEITKLNGQSCAWLGGFRLQNTWMWINREGFYYKNWNYESTSVSLPCLYLNTNYGWKNTQCSSSFYFICSKNPFGC; from the exons ATGAAGACTGTTGTGGTCCTCTCCATTCTCCTCTGTGCTGCATTTGCAG CTCCGGCTGAAGACAAAGAGAAGGCTCCAG AAGCAGCAGTGGTGGCCCTGAAGGAACAGATGGTTCCTGCACCTG AGACGGAGGAGAAGATGAGGAAAGATGAAGTCTTTGTGCCAGAAGATTCTGTCCCTGTTCACAGCAACG AACATGTGTTTGAGAAGGCAGCAGGATCTGAAT cTGGTTATAGCTTCTGTCCAGACGGCTGGTACAACCACGGCCCACGCTGCTTTAAAGTCATCAGATCTGCCATGACCTGGTACAAAGCTGag GAGCACTGCAACAGCCTGGATGCTAACCTGGCTTCGGCCACCAGCGCCAGAGAGTACAGCTTCCTCCAGGAGATCACGAAGTTAAATGGTCAGAGCTGCGCATGGCTGGGAGGCTTCAGACTGCAg AACACGTGGATGTGGATTAATCGTGAGGGTTTCTATTACAAAAACTGGAACTACGAGTCCACCTCCGTCAGCCTCCCCTGCCTTTACTTAAACACCAACT ATGGTTGGAAAAATACCCAGTGCAGCTCTTCTTTCTACTTCATCTGCTCCAAGAATCCTTTCGGCTGCTAA